The Sinorhizobium terangae genome has a window encoding:
- a CDS encoding SOS response-associated peptidase, translated as MCGRIYIKSTLGDLLRNFSFAATERVEGLANQFPRYNGAPSLYYPIIIRDVVREPDVFGPTFVSARWGLIPSWIKEQKPGRPPPVNARCEGIANNGMFKKAYASRRCLVPIDGFFEWKDIFGTGKNKQPYAIAMKSGEPFTLAGIWEIWRNPATDEDIRTFCVITCPPNDMMAKIHDRMPVILHPEDYERWLSIEPDPFDLMKPFPAELMTMWKIDRKVGSPKNDTADILDPTEPAQ; from the coding sequence ATGTGCGGACGCATCTACATTAAGAGCACGCTTGGAGACCTGCTGCGCAATTTCTCTTTCGCCGCAACCGAACGCGTCGAAGGGCTGGCGAACCAGTTCCCGCGTTACAACGGCGCGCCATCGCTCTACTATCCGATCATCATCCGCGACGTGGTCCGAGAGCCAGACGTTTTCGGCCCGACCTTCGTCAGCGCGCGATGGGGATTGATTCCAAGCTGGATCAAGGAGCAGAAGCCCGGCCGGCCGCCGCCCGTAAACGCGCGGTGCGAGGGCATCGCGAACAACGGTATGTTCAAGAAGGCCTACGCCAGCCGGCGTTGCTTGGTGCCGATCGATGGCTTTTTCGAATGGAAGGATATTTTCGGCACCGGCAAGAACAAGCAGCCCTACGCCATCGCCATGAAATCGGGCGAGCCTTTCACGCTTGCCGGCATCTGGGAGATCTGGCGGAATCCTGCGACCGACGAGGATATCCGCACTTTCTGCGTTATCACCTGCCCACCTAACGACATGATGGCGAAGATTCACGACCGGATGCCAGTCATCCTGCACCCGGAGGATTACGAACGCTGGCTGTCGATCGAGCCGGACCCATTTGACCTGATGAAGCCGTTCCCGGCCGAACTGATGACCATGTGGAAAATCGACAGGAAGGTCGGCTCGCCGAAGAACGACACTGCGGATATCCTCGATCCCACAGAACCCGCCCAATGA
- a CDS encoding thermonuclease family protein, giving the protein MKLSHLLLVAVALGAALPARSAGPIIGRATVIDGDTIEIRGERVRLHGVDAPESWQKCEDGDGGAYRCGKEAAFALDRFLAESRPTRCEFVERDRYQRFVGVCFRNDGREVNRWLVESGNAVDWERYSKGAYARAQEVARSRGAGIWRGKFQLPCQARAERANHEPSC; this is encoded by the coding sequence ATGAAGCTTTCGCATTTGCTACTCGTCGCGGTCGCGCTGGGCGCCGCATTGCCCGCCCGTTCTGCCGGTCCAATCATTGGCCGCGCCACCGTCATTGACGGAGACACGATCGAAATCAGAGGTGAGCGCGTTCGCCTGCATGGCGTAGACGCCCCGGAGAGCTGGCAGAAATGCGAGGACGGCGACGGGGGCGCCTACCGGTGCGGCAAAGAGGCCGCCTTCGCGCTCGACCGGTTTCTCGCCGAATCCCGCCCCACCCGATGCGAGTTTGTCGAGCGTGATCGATATCAGCGGTTCGTGGGCGTGTGCTTTCGCAATGACGGTCGCGAGGTCAATCGCTGGCTTGTCGAGAGCGGCAATGCTGTGGATTGGGAGAGATACAGCAAAGGCGCGTACGCCCGCGCCCAAGAGGTCGCTCGGTCACGAGGCGCCGGCATCTGGCGCGGCAAGTTCCAGTTGCCTTGCCAGGCGCGCGCTGAGCGTGCCAATCATGAGCCGTCTTGCTGA
- a CDS encoding carbonic anhydrase — translation MERRNFLKGMALLGACPLCVKPTFAAEGAHWGYEGDAGPARWGSLSKANSACSLGSQQSPLNITGSIEAELPDLAIDWKKGGSIVNNGHTIQVNAVPGGLLRRGYTAYELLQYHFHAPSEHLVDGRNFAMEVHFVHRHAESHALGVLGVFFVPGAANPAFTALAAAFPRQAGQENQVAGVDPSGLLPPSLEYWSYEGSLTTPPCSEIVDWMIAMDPVEVDAADIKKFTALYSANARTTVPSNRRYILRSG, via the coding sequence ATGGAAAGACGTAATTTTCTCAAGGGCATGGCGCTGCTTGGAGCATGCCCGCTTTGCGTGAAGCCGACCTTTGCCGCCGAGGGCGCCCACTGGGGCTATGAAGGCGACGCCGGGCCCGCTCGCTGGGGTTCCTTGAGCAAGGCGAACAGCGCCTGCTCGCTGGGCTCGCAGCAATCGCCGCTCAACATCACAGGCAGCATCGAGGCCGAACTTCCGGATCTGGCAATCGACTGGAAGAAAGGCGGTTCGATCGTCAACAACGGCCACACGATCCAGGTCAACGCGGTACCTGGCGGCCTACTGCGCCGTGGCTACACGGCCTACGAATTGCTGCAGTATCATTTTCACGCTCCGAGCGAACACCTGGTCGATGGCAGAAATTTCGCTATGGAGGTGCACTTTGTACACCGGCATGCCGAATCGCATGCGCTCGGTGTACTCGGCGTGTTCTTTGTTCCTGGCGCGGCCAATCCGGCGTTCACCGCGTTGGCTGCGGCATTCCCCAGGCAAGCGGGACAAGAAAACCAGGTTGCCGGTGTCGATCCATCCGGCTTGCTGCCACCTTCGCTCGAATACTGGTCCTACGAAGGGTCCCTGACGACGCCGCCCTGCAGTGAGATTGTCGATTGGATGATCGCGATGGATCCGGTTGAGGTCGATGCGGCGGACATAAAGAAGTTCACCGCGCTTTACTCGGCAAATGCTCGGACAACGGTTCCAAGCAATCGGCGCTACATTCTGCGCTCCGGCTAA
- the groL gene encoding chaperonin GroEL (60 kDa chaperone family; promotes refolding of misfolded polypeptides especially under stressful conditions; forms two stacked rings of heptamers to form a barrel-shaped 14mer; ends can be capped by GroES; misfolded proteins enter the barrel where they are refolded when GroES binds), producing the protein MPVKEVKFHSDARERMLRGVDTLANAVKVTLGPKGRNVVIDKSFGAPRITKDGVTVAKEIELEDKFENMGAQMLREVASKTSDIAGDGTTTATVLAQAIVREGAKAVASGMNPMDLKRGIDLAVDTLVAELKANARDVSKNEEIAQVGTISANGDAEIGRYLAEAMEKVGNDGVITVEEAKTAETELEVVEGMQFDRGYISPYFITNQDKMRAEFEDPYILIHEKKLSNLQAMLPLLEAVVQSGKPLLIIAEDVEGEALAALVVNKLRGGLKVAAVKAPGFGDRRKAMLEDVATLTAGTVISEDLGIKLENVTLDMLGRAKKVSIEKENTTIIDGAGAKTDIDGRIAQIKAQIEETTSDYDREKLQERLAKLAGGVAVIRVGGSTEVEVKERKDRVDDALHATRAAVEEGVLPGGGVALLRAVKALDGVQTANDDQRVGVDIVRRAIEAPVRQIAENAGAEGSIIVGKLREKPEFSYGWNAQTGEFGDLFSMGVIDPAKVVRTALQDAASIAGLLVTTEAMIAEKPKKDAPPAMPPGGGMDF; encoded by the coding sequence ATGCCTGTCAAAGAAGTAAAATTCCATTCCGATGCCCGTGAACGCATGCTGCGCGGCGTCGACACCCTTGCCAACGCCGTCAAAGTGACACTTGGCCCTAAGGGCCGCAACGTCGTCATTGACAAGTCCTTCGGCGCGCCACGCATCACCAAGGACGGCGTTACCGTGGCGAAGGAGATCGAGCTCGAAGACAAGTTCGAGAACATGGGCGCGCAGATGCTGCGCGAGGTTGCGTCGAAAACGAGCGACATTGCCGGCGACGGCACCACCACCGCGACGGTGCTGGCCCAGGCGATCGTCAGGGAAGGCGCCAAGGCCGTTGCCTCCGGCATGAACCCGATGGATTTGAAACGAGGCATCGACCTTGCCGTCGATACGCTCGTCGCCGAGCTGAAAGCCAACGCGCGCGACGTTTCCAAGAACGAGGAAATTGCCCAGGTCGGCACTATCTCGGCCAATGGTGATGCGGAGATCGGCCGCTACCTTGCCGAGGCGATGGAGAAGGTCGGCAATGATGGCGTGATCACGGTAGAGGAAGCCAAGACCGCGGAGACGGAACTCGAGGTGGTCGAGGGAATGCAGTTCGACCGGGGTTACATCTCGCCTTACTTCATAACGAACCAGGACAAGATGCGGGCGGAGTTCGAGGATCCCTACATCTTGATCCATGAAAAGAAGCTCTCCAACCTGCAGGCCATGCTGCCCCTCCTCGAAGCCGTCGTGCAATCGGGTAAGCCGCTTCTCATCATCGCCGAGGACGTCGAAGGCGAAGCGCTGGCCGCACTCGTCGTCAACAAGCTGCGCGGCGGACTGAAGGTCGCGGCCGTGAAGGCCCCTGGGTTCGGCGACCGGCGTAAGGCCATGCTCGAGGATGTTGCAACCCTGACGGCAGGCACCGTGATCTCCGAAGACCTCGGCATCAAGCTGGAAAACGTCACGCTCGACATGCTCGGCCGTGCAAAGAAGGTCTCGATCGAGAAGGAGAACACCACAATCATCGACGGCGCCGGCGCGAAAACCGACATTGATGGGCGCATCGCGCAGATCAAGGCGCAGATCGAAGAGACGACATCCGACTATGATCGCGAGAAGTTGCAGGAGCGCCTTGCCAAGCTCGCCGGCGGTGTCGCAGTCATCCGCGTCGGCGGCTCGACGGAAGTCGAAGTGAAGGAGCGGAAGGACCGCGTCGACGATGCGCTGCATGCAACACGTGCGGCAGTCGAGGAAGGCGTCCTGCCGGGTGGCGGCGTGGCACTGCTGCGTGCAGTCAAAGCCCTTGATGGCGTGCAGACCGCCAACGACGATCAGCGGGTCGGTGTCGATATCGTTCGCCGCGCAATCGAGGCTCCGGTGCGGCAGATCGCGGAAAACGCCGGTGCCGAAGGCTCGATCATCGTTGGCAAGCTGCGCGAGAAGCCGGAATTTTCCTATGGCTGGAACGCCCAAACGGGCGAATTCGGCGACCTCTTCTCGATGGGCGTGATCGACCCGGCCAAGGTCGTCCGTACCGCGCTTCAGGATGCGGCCTCGATAGCCGGCCTGCTGGTTACTACCGAAGCGATGATCGCCGAGAAGCCCAAGAAGGACGCTCCGCCGGCAATGCCTCCGGGCGGTGGGATGGACTTCTAA
- the groES gene encoding co-chaperone GroES, whose product MKFQPLHDRILIRRVSSEEKTKAGIIIPDTAKEKPQEGEVIAVGPGARNEQGQLVALDVKVGDRVLFGKWSGTEIKIDGEDLLILKEADVLGVIEDLGADKKVA is encoded by the coding sequence ATGAAGTTCCAACCACTCCACGATCGCATTCTCATCCGCCGCGTTTCGTCCGAAGAGAAAACCAAAGCCGGAATCATCATCCCGGATACGGCCAAGGAGAAGCCGCAGGAAGGCGAAGTGATCGCCGTCGGTCCGGGCGCTCGCAACGAGCAGGGTCAACTCGTTGCACTCGACGTCAAGGTCGGAGATCGCGTGCTCTTCGGCAAATGGTCGGGCACGGAGATCAAGATCGATGGCGAGGACTTGCTGATCCTGAAGGAAGCCGACGTGCTGGGGGTCATCGAAGATTTGGGCGCCGATAAGAAAGTCGCTTGA
- the nodD2 gene encoding transcriptional regulator NodD2 yields MRFKGLDLNLLVALDALMTERNLTAAARSINLSQPAMSAAVARLRTYFRDELFTMAGREFIPTPRAEGLASKVREALLHIQLSIVSWQPFNPAQSDRRFRIILSDYVTLVFFEKVVERAAQEAPRVSFDCLPLADDFEELLRRGDIDFLIMPDVFMSTHPHTALFEDKFVCVGCRTNEQLSEPLTFERYMSMGHVAVKFGNMRRPTIEGWYLREHGLKRRVEVVVQGFSMIPPMLVGTERIGTVPLRLAQHFAKTTPLRIVELPLPLPPLTEAVQWPALHDSDPASLWMREMLFQEASRMGLPRAPEPREAPGFDLVVQ; encoded by the coding sequence ATGCGGTTCAAGGGCCTTGATCTGAATCTCCTCGTCGCGCTCGACGCTCTGATGACCGAGCGTAACCTCACGGCGGCGGCCCGCAGCATAAACCTCAGCCAGCCGGCGATGAGCGCGGCCGTCGCCCGGTTGCGCACCTATTTCCGTGATGAGCTGTTTACGATGGCTGGCCGCGAATTTATTCCAACACCGCGTGCTGAAGGACTCGCATCCAAGGTGCGCGAGGCTCTGCTGCACATCCAGCTCTCCATAGTTTCCTGGCAACCGTTCAACCCGGCCCAGTCGGATCGTCGCTTCAGGATCATCCTTTCCGATTACGTCACCCTTGTGTTTTTTGAAAAGGTCGTGGAACGTGCGGCGCAAGAAGCTCCCAGAGTAAGCTTTGATTGTCTGCCGCTTGCCGACGACTTCGAGGAGCTTCTCCGGCGCGGTGACATCGATTTTCTGATTATGCCGGACGTGTTCATGTCGACGCATCCTCACACAGCACTGTTTGAGGATAAATTCGTGTGCGTCGGCTGCCGGACGAACGAGCAGCTGTCAGAGCCACTTACATTCGAGAGATACATGTCGATGGGGCATGTTGCAGTCAAGTTCGGGAATATGCGGAGACCCACCATCGAAGGGTGGTATTTGCGCGAGCACGGTCTCAAGAGACGTGTCGAGGTTGTTGTACAGGGTTTCAGCATGATTCCGCCTATGCTGGTGGGGACTGAGCGTATAGGGACCGTGCCCTTGCGGCTGGCGCAGCATTTCGCAAAGACAACTCCCCTGCGGATCGTCGAACTTCCTCTGCCACTTCCCCCGCTCACCGAGGCCGTTCAGTGGCCGGCCCTTCACGATAGCGATCCGGCAAGCCTGTGGATGCGTGAGATGTTATTCCAGGAGGCATCCCGTATGGGTTTGCCGCGTGCCCCGGAACCACGGGAGGCTCCTGGATTTGATCTCGTCGTTCAATAG
- a CDS encoding LLM class flavin-dependent oxidoreductase — protein sequence MEFATFILAAQRGYHQSSDTVIRNSIEQAVLSEQAGFNTAWFAEHHFNNYSLVPSPLMMVAHCAGLTSTIRLGTAVCVLPLYQPQRLLSEVGFTDIVSNGRLELGVGSGYQKFEFERFGVDVDEAPAVFSEYLDIVLKGLNQEIFEHDGQYETIPPTAISVRPIQKPTPPIWIAAGSERRMRRAYREGHNLFVTAFHDGLDALGARRESIENAAASESKNVTDAKISLLRCCFASDQEAEINSYLDNARFQRRLSEALHQRRQQSQDGYLLEETPTQQDLSFESMRENLPIGSVNRVIDRLLEEISVLKPSQIAIQTQLGDFDQKTMLRQIELWGDKIIPAVNSVTHNGPAETPSGPCST from the coding sequence ATGGAATTCGCGACATTCATCCTTGCCGCCCAGCGCGGCTATCATCAATCGTCCGACACAGTCATCCGCAACTCGATCGAACAGGCAGTGCTTTCCGAGCAAGCTGGCTTCAACACCGCGTGGTTTGCCGAGCACCATTTCAACAACTACAGTCTGGTGCCGTCGCCCTTGATGATGGTGGCGCATTGTGCCGGCCTGACGAGCACGATCCGCCTCGGTACCGCCGTCTGCGTACTGCCGCTCTATCAACCGCAGCGCCTGCTTTCCGAGGTCGGCTTCACCGATATCGTTTCGAATGGTCGCCTTGAGCTCGGCGTCGGCTCTGGATACCAGAAGTTCGAGTTCGAGCGCTTTGGCGTCGATGTCGACGAGGCGCCGGCCGTCTTTTCGGAATACCTCGACATTGTCCTCAAGGGGCTCAACCAGGAGATCTTCGAGCACGACGGCCAGTATGAGACGATACCTCCCACCGCGATTTCAGTGCGCCCCATCCAGAAGCCGACCCCGCCGATCTGGATCGCGGCCGGGTCGGAGCGCAGGATGAGAAGGGCCTATCGCGAGGGCCACAATCTGTTCGTCACAGCGTTTCACGACGGCTTGGATGCTTTAGGCGCGCGGCGCGAAAGCATCGAGAACGCGGCCGCCTCAGAGAGCAAGAATGTCACCGATGCCAAGATATCGCTGCTGCGCTGCTGCTTTGCCAGCGACCAGGAGGCGGAGATCAACAGCTATCTCGACAACGCCCGCTTCCAGCGACGGCTATCTGAAGCGTTGCATCAGCGCCGCCAGCAGAGCCAGGACGGCTATCTGCTTGAGGAAACCCCGACGCAACAGGACCTGTCGTTCGAGAGTATGCGCGAGAACCTGCCGATCGGCAGTGTAAATCGGGTGATCGATCGCCTGCTGGAAGAAATTAGTGTTCTGAAACCGTCTCAGATCGCCATTCAGACCCAGTTGGGCGATTTCGACCAGAAGACGATGCTCCGGCAGATCGAGCTCTGGGGAGACAAGATCATTCCGGCGGTCAACTCGGTCACGCACAACGGCCCGGCCGAGACTCCATCCGGGCCATGCTCAACGTGA
- a CDS encoding SDR family oxidoreductase, translating to MKQAERVVIITGAADGIGRALVNAFAADGGTVVAVDLPGSGILEFADSLGHPHLGLEFDVSREEDIVALYNRVETQFARIDVVVNNAAVGPCMDATVDTNVDAFRRVLAVNLVGPYVMAREAARRMEPGAVIVNIASLAGVVGNPKRNAYAASKAGLIAITKSLACELAPRGIRVTAVAPGYVHTPMVEQLERAGAADLAAVRRRVPMGRMAHADEIARTVRFLASRHAGYINGSVLTVDGGWMSFNQPGNANLSADGTPRAELLGPAGHVGARIVLVTGAANGIGADVARRFAANGDTVVIVDKDGAAAAELAGSLGGKHMAKSVDVAVERDVVALFEELRVRFARLDVLVNATVVIDSFVSSLQQTTDEIKRVLDVNLTGAFICAREAIKTMRPGGVILNVGTTHTFLPFAPRHAYEASQAGIEILTRCMAAELGPVGIRTAAVMSGYTSTSAVAQSANVGSIAPKGFRPSIPVAGIGNPEEMADATFFLASPDASYVNGSTLCVNGGRSSSSDAGFASDLDPEQPMEVAKWLWTMP from the coding sequence ATGAAGCAAGCAGAGCGCGTCGTCATCATTACAGGCGCTGCAGATGGAATCGGCCGTGCCCTGGTCAATGCTTTTGCCGCGGACGGAGGCACTGTCGTCGCCGTAGACCTCCCGGGCAGCGGCATCCTTGAATTTGCCGACAGTCTCGGCCACCCGCATCTTGGACTTGAGTTCGATGTCTCGCGAGAGGAGGATATTGTTGCGCTTTATAACCGGGTCGAAACACAGTTCGCGCGCATCGACGTGGTCGTCAATAACGCGGCTGTCGGGCCTTGCATGGATGCGACCGTCGACACCAATGTCGACGCTTTCCGACGCGTCTTGGCAGTAAACCTGGTCGGGCCCTACGTCATGGCGCGGGAAGCGGCACGGCGGATGGAGCCCGGCGCTGTCATCGTCAACATAGCCTCGTTGGCGGGCGTGGTAGGCAATCCCAAACGCAACGCCTACGCCGCCTCCAAAGCGGGCCTGATCGCGATCACGAAATCTTTGGCGTGCGAGTTGGCGCCGCGCGGCATCCGCGTGACGGCAGTAGCGCCGGGCTATGTGCACACGCCGATGGTCGAGCAACTGGAACGCGCCGGCGCGGCGGATCTCGCCGCTGTTCGCCGACGCGTGCCGATGGGGCGGATGGCGCATGCCGACGAGATCGCCCGGACCGTGCGGTTTCTGGCTAGCCGGCACGCGGGTTACATCAACGGTTCGGTGCTGACCGTTGACGGCGGTTGGATGTCCTTCAACCAGCCGGGTAATGCAAACCTGTCCGCGGATGGGACGCCAAGAGCCGAACTCCTCGGTCCGGCCGGGCACGTCGGTGCGCGAATCGTGCTTGTCACAGGCGCGGCGAACGGTATAGGCGCAGACGTCGCTCGCCGTTTTGCCGCAAACGGCGATACTGTCGTCATTGTTGATAAAGATGGTGCCGCAGCGGCAGAGCTCGCGGGCTCTCTCGGTGGCAAGCATATGGCGAAATCCGTGGACGTTGCCGTCGAGCGTGACGTAGTGGCGCTGTTCGAGGAGTTGCGAGTGCGCTTTGCCAGGCTAGACGTCCTCGTCAACGCTACTGTCGTGATCGACAGTTTTGTCTCAAGCCTCCAACAAACAACAGATGAGATCAAACGCGTCCTGGATGTCAATCTCACGGGCGCCTTCATCTGCGCGCGTGAAGCGATCAAGACGATGCGCCCCGGCGGCGTGATCCTGAATGTCGGCACGACCCACACCTTTCTGCCCTTCGCGCCGCGCCACGCCTATGAAGCATCCCAAGCCGGGATCGAAATCCTGACGAGGTGCATGGCGGCCGAACTCGGGCCCGTTGGCATTCGAACAGCCGCCGTCATGTCCGGCTACACCAGCACGTCGGCCGTCGCTCAGTCCGCAAACGTCGGCAGCATCGCGCCGAAAGGGTTTCGGCCGAGTATTCCCGTGGCCGGGATAGGAAATCCGGAAGAAATGGCTGACGCAACATTCTTCCTGGCTTCGCCTGACGCCTCATACGTCAACGGTTCGACCCTTTGCGTGAACGGCGGCCGCTCTTCTTCTAGCGATGCTGGATTTGCAAGCGACCTCGATCCGGAACAGCCAATGGAGGTCGCCAAATGGCTGTGGACTATGCCCTAG
- a CDS encoding nuclear transport factor 2 family protein, whose amino-acid sequence MDHKKIVELLDREAIRDCLYRYCRGIDRADEAALRSSYWPDAYDNHGAYAGSAEGFIEFALGVFKTEPRNIHQITNILIEFVGPGEAAVESYFTALQRGPDGGRTIRQVLLCGRYCDLFQKREGEWRIAERTVVYDWLEEQSPQTASEIERFGLRRPIGVSHPDDPVYALRKRRIPSRARK is encoded by the coding sequence ATGGACCACAAAAAAATCGTCGAATTGCTTGACCGGGAGGCGATCCGCGACTGCCTCTATCGATACTGCCGGGGGATAGACCGCGCGGATGAGGCGGCGCTGCGCAGCTCCTACTGGCCGGATGCCTATGATAACCACGGGGCCTATGCCGGCTCGGCTGAAGGCTTCATCGAGTTCGCGCTCGGCGTCTTCAAGACCGAACCGCGCAACATCCATCAGATCACGAACATTCTGATCGAGTTCGTCGGCCCGGGAGAGGCCGCCGTCGAGAGCTACTTCACCGCGCTGCAACGCGGACCGGACGGCGGCAGGACGATCCGGCAGGTTCTGCTTTGCGGTCGATACTGTGACCTGTTTCAAAAGAGGGAAGGGGAGTGGCGAATTGCCGAGCGCACGGTGGTCTACGATTGGCTCGAGGAGCAGAGCCCGCAGACGGCCTCGGAGATAGAGCGGTTCGGTCTCCGCCGGCCGATCGGAGTATCGCATCCGGACGATCCGGTCTACGCGCTTAGGAAACGCCGCATCCCTTCAAGAGCGAGAAAGTGA
- a CDS encoding ferredoxin, with translation MRIIVHRDKCQGHARCWAHAPDVFKLDDEGYILPGDIEVAERDELLATRGARSCPERALEIDRAFDALLDRFLFNQACGGFNT, from the coding sequence ATGCGCATCATCGTCCACCGTGACAAATGCCAAGGGCATGCTCGCTGCTGGGCGCATGCGCCTGACGTCTTCAAACTGGATGACGAGGGCTACATCCTACCCGGTGACATCGAGGTCGCGGAGCGGGACGAACTACTCGCGACACGAGGCGCTCGATCCTGCCCCGAACGTGCGCTTGAAATCGATCGCGCATTCGATGCGTTGCTCGATCGGTTTTTGTTCAATCAAGCGTGTGGAGGGTTTAACACCTAA
- a CDS encoding cytochrome P450, with product MVRDFSLFTSPGMGPTPDGDPHAAVACAHDALPIFYSPNNTRDGRGTWVITRAKDQRRVLHDTATFSSHRSIFASALGENWPMIPLELDPPAHGVFRSLLNPLLSPKRVMVLEPAIRERAIVLIDGISAASTSCDVMKDFAFPFAVSIFLHFLGLPDERLDTFVGWGKDLLHGEGVKRTAAARTIVAFIDDLAAERRKEPTDDFMTFVVEAKVDGRPLTDEEVRGIGVLVFVAGLDTVATAIGFDLAYLARNPKDQQLLRREPDRIGLAAEELLRAYSTVQMIRVAKKDIDFEGAPIRKGDYISCATMIANRDPAEFENPNTIDLAREDNRHTAFAYGPHRCLGSHLARREIVIALEEWLSRIPDFRIKEDTVPITYGGHVFGIENLILDWS from the coding sequence ATGGTAAGGGACTTTAGTTTGTTCACGTCGCCCGGCATGGGGCCTACGCCAGACGGGGATCCTCACGCAGCTGTCGCCTGCGCCCATGACGCGCTGCCCATCTTTTATTCTCCCAACAACACTCGCGACGGCCGGGGTACCTGGGTCATTACGCGTGCCAAGGACCAGCGCAGGGTACTACACGACACCGCAACATTTTCCAGCCATCGCAGCATCTTCGCCTCCGCGCTCGGCGAAAACTGGCCGATGATACCGCTGGAACTCGACCCACCAGCCCATGGTGTCTTTCGCTCGCTGCTCAATCCGCTGTTGTCGCCCAAGCGGGTGATGGTTCTGGAACCGGCCATCCGTGAGCGCGCGATCGTGTTGATCGACGGGATCTCCGCGGCGAGCACAAGCTGCGACGTTATGAAGGATTTCGCTTTTCCCTTTGCGGTCAGTATTTTCCTTCATTTTCTTGGCCTACCGGATGAGCGGCTCGACACGTTCGTCGGCTGGGGAAAGGATCTGCTCCACGGCGAGGGCGTCAAGCGAACGGCAGCCGCCCGGACGATTGTGGCGTTCATCGATGATCTTGCGGCCGAGCGCCGCAAGGAACCGACCGACGATTTCATGACCTTCGTCGTGGAGGCTAAGGTCGATGGTCGCCCGCTGACCGATGAGGAAGTCCGTGGCATTGGCGTACTTGTGTTCGTCGCCGGCCTCGACACGGTCGCAACGGCAATAGGATTTGACCTGGCCTATCTCGCTCGCAATCCGAAAGACCAGCAATTGCTGCGGAGAGAACCGGATCGAATTGGGCTCGCGGCCGAAGAATTGCTGCGCGCCTATTCCACCGTGCAAATGATCCGCGTGGCAAAGAAAGACATCGACTTCGAAGGCGCGCCGATCCGTAAGGGGGACTACATTTCCTGTGCCACGATGATCGCCAATCGCGATCCGGCAGAATTCGAGAACCCGAACACGATCGATTTGGCACGGGAAGACAACCGCCACACCGCCTTCGCTTATGGTCCCCATCGTTGTCTTGGCTCGCACCTCGCCCGGCGGGAGATCGTCATCGCTCTGGAGGAGTGGCTGTCCCGCATCCCTGACTTCCGTATCAAGGAAGACACGGTGCCCATCACCTATGGCGGCCATGTGTTCGGAATCGAGAATCTGATTCTGGACTGGTCCTGA
- a CDS encoding calcium-binding protein, producing MEKTLLGGQGSNSLFGSNGDDVIVDPTGNDWIDGRAGNDSISAGEGNDRVFGGVGNDHVFGDEGDDYLYGDLGRGNPRIPAPAILGADNDKLYGGPGDDALFAGDGRDSLTGGAGHDTFVFQFHNPLPGIDQNYGPKAEDHTTIEDFDPAQDTFAFDAVGLGSDGLEANFVNHAARGNQVDTFYSGPADGANGEHVVVITDHSFADGSAAARDISGEAAGDIIVYFDNRTMTADLGYVTSENHVEDFAHLGNVQSLLHLAGLSLTASDFTFC from the coding sequence ATGGAAAAGACACTTCTAGGCGGCCAGGGTAGCAACAGTCTCTTTGGCAGCAATGGTGATGATGTTATAGTCGATCCCACGGGAAATGACTGGATCGACGGTCGTGCCGGCAACGACTCCATCTCGGCCGGCGAGGGCAATGACCGAGTCTTCGGTGGCGTGGGCAATGACCACGTCTTTGGCGACGAGGGTGACGACTATCTCTACGGCGACCTTGGCCGCGGCAACCCGCGCATCCCCGCTCCGGCCATCCTCGGTGCGGACAACGACAAGCTCTACGGCGGCCCCGGCGACGACGCCCTCTTCGCGGGCGACGGCAGGGACTCTTTGACCGGAGGTGCCGGCCACGACACCTTTGTGTTCCAGTTCCACAACCCGCTTCCCGGGATTGATCAAAACTACGGGCCAAAAGCGGAGGACCACACCACCATTGAGGATTTTGACCCAGCGCAAGATACTTTCGCCTTCGATGCGGTAGGCCTTGGCAGCGATGGTCTTGAAGCGAATTTCGTTAATCACGCCGCGCGTGGCAATCAGGTGGACACCTTCTACAGCGGCCCCGCCGATGGCGCGAACGGCGAGCACGTCGTAGTGATCACTGATCACAGTTTCGCCGATGGCTCGGCCGCAGCCAGGGATATTTCCGGCGAGGCTGCAGGCGATATCATTGTCTATTTCGATAATAGGACCATGACGGCGGATCTGGGTTATGTTACCTCCGAAAACCACGTGGAGGACTTCGCGCACCTGGGCAACGTGCAAAGTCTGCTCCACTTGGCCGGCTTGAGCCTGACCGCGTCGGATTTCACGTTCTGTTAA